AGGAGTCGCGACGGCCTCCCGAGCAAGCGGCTCCCCCGCCCCCCTGTTGTCGAGCCTTCCCATCGAGTTCGTCGGATCCTTTCCCGATCCGGGCGTCCGGCTGGAGCCACCACTTCCCGAGGTGGCGTTCGTCGGGCGGTCGAACGTGGGGAAGTCGAGCCTGCTGAACGCGCTGGTGGGCAAGAAGGGGCTCGCGCGCGTGAGCGGCACCCCGGGCAAGACCAGGCTGGTGAACGTCTTCCGGCTGCCCGGCCTCTACCTGGTGGACTTGCCGGGCTACGGGTTCGCTCGGGCCAGCAAGACGGCGCGTGCCGGATTCCGCGAGTTGCTCAACGGCTACGTCGCGCAGCGCGACACGCTCGCCGGCGTGGTCTGGATGCTCGATATCCGACGCGACCTTTCCGAGGACGACCAGGAGGTGCGCGGCCTGCTCGCGGCCTCCGGCCACCCGGTGCTGGCGGTGCTGACCAAGATCGACAAGCTGGGGCGGGCGGCCGCCCGCGACCGGACGCTGGCCCTCGCCAGGGAACTCCAGCTCGCCGTGGACGAATTGCAGCCGACCAGTACCGTGACAGGGGAAGGGATCGCCGACCTGAGCGAGTCCATCCTGTCCGTCGCCGACCAAGGACACGACGCATGAGATACTTCAGCCGGCTTGTCGCGGTGCTCGCGCTCTGCGCCTGCGCGCACTCAAACAAGGCGCATTCCCAGGAGACGCCGGATCCGATGGGGACGATGCCCCCGATGGGCCTCGGCTCGCTGACCCAGGAACAGATGTCGGTTTCGATCGCGAACAGCCAGCTGACCATCCGCTTTCAGCCGCTCAATGAACGCCTGCTCCGCTTGCTGGCTCCGGACGCCTATCGGGCGCTCTCGGGCATGATCGCGAGCCGTGGAAGCGCCATCGATTCGATCAGCCAGTACAGCGGGACCTCCCAGCCGGGCTTGATGCTGGTGACCGTCTACGGCAACGTCCCCGACGTCCGGTTCGACGCCAGCTCAGTCGGTGTGTCGGTCAACTCGGTGCGGATCGACCCCATCGGGATCATCCCGCTCAATGCGAATTTCAGCCGGCAGCAGCTCCCGCGGCAGGCGGTCGGCCAGGGGCTCTACGTATTTTCGGAGGAGCTTCCGGTCTACTCACCGATAGTGTTCAGCTACGGTTCGGTGGCGGTGGAGGGATGGGCACAGAAGATTCCGACTTTGGACCGGGAACTTGCCCGAGTCTCCGCCCGGGCACGGTCGCAGCAGACACAGCCGGTGCCGGACTCCGCCGCAACGCCCTAGCGGCCGGTCCGGTCAGCGGATCGGCGTAGCCGTTGCAGAGTCGAGTGCAGGACGCAGGCCCTCGTTGTACCGAAAACGGATCGCGCCGTCCCGGCGGTCCAGAATCAACACCCCGACGTCGTTGTGCCCCTCCGCCCATGCGTACGCGCTGTCTGGCCCGAGCACGAAGAGCGCGGTCGAGAGCACATCGGCGCGCAGTGGGTCGGCCGCCACGACGGTCAGGCTGCCCCACCCGGGCACCGGGGTTCCGGTCCGCGGGTCGAGGATATGGCCAATGGTTTGCCCTGCTGCGCGGACGTACCGGCCCGACTGGCTGGATGTCGACGCCGATCCGCCGGCAAGCCAGAGGGTGAAGACCTCCTCCTTGTTGTCCTCCGGGCTCGGAATCGCCAGCCGCCACGGCCCACCCGTTCGCGTCGGACCAAGCACAACCACCTGCTGGCCGAACGTGACCTGCGCGGAGTGGACCCCATGTGCGCGCAAGCTGTCGCGGACCGCGCGCAGGCTGTACCCCTTCACAAACCCCCAAGGCATGAACCCCGCCGCCGCCGCGAGGCGCTGGGCGACACACCGATCGAGGTCGAGTTGCATGCCGCCGTTGCCGGCGGCCCGCCGGGCCGCCTCGAGTTCCACGACGGAGGGGACGCGCCCGTCGCCATCGAGGTCCCAGGCGTCCACGAGCGAGCCGATCACCAAGTCAAACACCCCAGGCACTTCGGCCGCACTCCGGTCGACCTCCCGCAGCACCTGGCACAGCGACGGGTCGATCTCCGCTGTGGCCCCGACCGCCGTGGCATTCAGCTCGCTCACCCGGCTGTCGGTGCGGTTCGGGGAGAGGAGGGCGTCCGAGGCCCCGACGGCGCTGAGGACCGCCTGGGACGCCTCGACCGCGGCCATCCGGCTGGGGGCCTCCAGCGACATCTGCAGGGTGGCCTCCATCGCCGTCGCTTTGCGATCGATCCAGACCGGTCCCCCGCCCGCTCCCTTTCCATCACAGGCGAGGAGGAGGAGACCAGCCAGGACGGGAAGAAGTCGATCCATGCGCCGCACCTGCTGGGAGGTGGAGGGCAACGGGTGGGCGCGGGGCCCGCGCGATTGACCCCGGAACCGTGGCGCCGAGGTCTCCACCCCGGTAAACTCCGGACAACTATGGAGAGCTGCTAATGGCATATCTACCCCTGCGATCCGTGAGTCTGCCTGAGCGGGCCGAGGCGGCGTACGAGGCGTGGTTGGACGAACTCGAGTCCCAACTGGACGCCCCCGGGGCCGACTGGTCGCGCGTCGTGCGCCAGACGCTGCTCCACCTCTTTCATCCCGACCTGCCGGACTGGGAGACCGCCGTGGCGGACCCGCGCCGTTCCCCCGCGTCGCTGGCGGCCCTGCTCGCGCTGGACCCGACGAATATTACCCTCGAACCGGAATATTACGGCGACG
The DNA window shown above is from Gemmatimonadales bacterium and carries:
- the yihA gene encoding ribosome biogenesis GTP-binding protein YihA/YsxC, which encodes MSSLPIEFVGSFPDPGVRLEPPLPEVAFVGRSNVGKSSLLNALVGKKGLARVSGTPGKTRLVNVFRLPGLYLVDLPGYGFARASKTARAGFRELLNGYVAQRDTLAGVVWMLDIRRDLSEDDQEVRGLLAASGHPVLAVLTKIDKLGRAAARDRTLALARELQLAVDELQPTSTVTGEGIADLSESILSVADQGHDA
- a CDS encoding FAD:protein FMN transferase — its product is MDRLLPVLAGLLLLACDGKGAGGGPVWIDRKATAMEATLQMSLEAPSRMAAVEASQAVLSAVGASDALLSPNRTDSRVSELNATAVGATAEIDPSLCQVLREVDRSAAEVPGVFDLVIGSLVDAWDLDGDGRVPSVVELEAARRAAGNGGMQLDLDRCVAQRLAAAAGFMPWGFVKGYSLRAVRDSLRAHGVHSAQVTFGQQVVVLGPTRTGGPWRLAIPSPEDNKEEVFTLWLAGGSASTSSQSGRYVRAAGQTIGHILDPRTGTPVPGWGSLTVVAADPLRADVLSTALFVLGPDSAYAWAEGHNDVGVLILDRRDGAIRFRYNEGLRPALDSATATPIR